The genomic region TTTTACCAAAATCTCGGCCGCTCGCGTTTTAATAAGGGCAAAATTGTCTGCAAATTTAATATCGGTTTTTGTTTCAACCGGTTTAAGCCCTTCAAGCGTAAATAATGTTTTCCATGAGGAAAGTGATATATAATCATTTTTAAATTTAATATCGTTTAAATCGGACGAAGGGTTTAGGTAAGCGTCGCCTATAATTATAAGCCCGCCCGTTACTATTGTTTGTTTAAGCTTTGGAACGGATTGCACGGGGTTACCTAAAACGCCGCCCGCCCAGTCAAGTATAACGCAGTTGTACCCTTTGTGTGTGTTTACGGAAGTGTTAATGTCATTGACTTCAAAAGCGCACAAATCCCCAACGTTGTTCTCAACCGCTTTCTTTTTGGCGTAATCAATAAACTGCGGCATAATATCTATGCCTTTGACGTTTAAGCCCAGTTCTTTTGCAATTTTTACGGCGGCGGCGCCTTTTCCGCAGGCAAGGTCAAGTATTTTAGCTTCGCCGGGCAGGCGGTCTTTTAAAAGCTGCGCGATATCCGCGCACGGGCTGCCCAGTTCCCAAATATCCTGAAGCAGATAGGGAAGAAACATATTAAGTTCTTCGGTTTGAGCTGTAAGTGATTTGGCTAAATTATCTTTTATTTTTTGATTATCAATCATATAAAATTATTCTACAAAAAATAACCTTTGACAAAACAAAAAGAAAAATGCTATTGTTTCTATATGTAGAAACACCAAGGGGTTATATATGTCAAAATTTACTTCTAAGATGCAACGCCAGAGCGTAAAGTCTTTCGCTAATTCCGTTCTTAC from Elusimicrobium minutum Pei191 harbors:
- a CDS encoding class I SAM-dependent methyltransferase gives rise to the protein MIDNQKIKDNLAKSLTAQTEELNMFLPYLLQDIWELGSPCADIAQLLKDRLPGEAKILDLACGKGAAAVKIAKELGLNVKGIDIMPQFIDYAKKKAVENNVGDLCAFEVNDINTSVNTHKGYNCVILDWAGGVLGNPVQSVPKLKQTIVTGGLIIIGDAYLNPSSDLNDIKFKNDYISLSSWKTLFTLEGLKPVETKTDIKFADNFALIKTRAAEILVKHPQKKELLDSYIQNIQNKQADLEQNITGVLFLLQKT